From Micromonospora nigra, one genomic window encodes:
- a CDS encoding DUF397 domain-containing protein: MTALDLTRAEWRTSTRSVGNGNCVEVAGTGGGIAVRDSKDRQGPALAFAPTAWHAFVRGIDGVRPD, encoded by the coding sequence ATGACCGCGCTCGACCTGACCCGGGCGGAGTGGCGCACCAGCACGCGCAGTGTGGGCAACGGGAACTGCGTGGAGGTGGCCGGCACCGGCGGTGGGATCGCGGTCCGCGACAGCAAGGACCGGCAGGGCCCTGCCCTGGCCTTCGCTCCGACCGCCTGGCACGCCTTCGTCCGCGGCATCGACGGGGTACGCCCCGACTAG
- a CDS encoding TIGR03885 family FMN-dependent LLM class oxidoreductase — MTAIGFHASHEQIHPRELLDAVVHAERVGFDAAMCSDHFSPWSARQGQSGFAWSWLGAALEATGLTFGVVNAPGQRYHPAIIAQAIGTLGAMYPGRFWAALGTGEASNEHITGDAWPRKDVRNARLRECVDVIRALLAGEEVSHDGLVRVDQAKLWTRPEQPPALVGAAVSVATARWCAEWADGLITVNAPVAHLRQMIDAYRGAGGRGPLHLQVHVSWAPEQAEAEAIAYDQWRSNVFAPPVCWDLDSVAHFDVVSADVSMEKVAEVVNVSADLGRHVGWLQEYVELGFDEIAVHHVGQQQRAFLDAFGDQVLPKLRTAG; from the coding sequence ATGACGGCGATCGGTTTCCACGCTTCCCACGAGCAGATCCACCCCCGCGAGCTGCTGGACGCGGTGGTCCACGCCGAGCGGGTCGGCTTCGACGCCGCCATGTGCTCGGACCACTTCTCCCCGTGGAGCGCACGCCAGGGGCAGTCCGGCTTCGCCTGGTCCTGGCTCGGTGCCGCTCTCGAGGCCACCGGCCTGACCTTCGGCGTGGTCAACGCGCCCGGTCAGCGCTACCATCCGGCGATCATCGCCCAGGCCATCGGCACCCTCGGGGCGATGTACCCGGGCCGGTTCTGGGCGGCGCTCGGCACCGGTGAGGCGAGCAACGAGCACATCACCGGCGACGCCTGGCCGCGCAAGGACGTCCGCAACGCGCGGCTGCGGGAGTGCGTGGACGTGATCCGGGCGCTGCTGGCCGGCGAGGAGGTCAGCCACGACGGCCTGGTGCGGGTGGACCAGGCGAAACTGTGGACCCGACCCGAGCAGCCGCCCGCCCTGGTCGGCGCGGCGGTCAGCGTGGCCACCGCCCGATGGTGCGCGGAGTGGGCCGACGGGTTGATCACCGTCAACGCGCCCGTCGCGCACCTGCGTCAGATGATCGACGCCTACCGGGGCGCGGGGGGCCGCGGCCCGCTGCACCTGCAGGTGCACGTGAGCTGGGCGCCCGAGCAGGCCGAGGCCGAGGCCATCGCGTACGACCAGTGGCGCAGCAACGTCTTCGCCCCGCCGGTCTGCTGGGACCTCGACAGCGTCGCGCACTTCGACGTCGTCTCCGCGGACGTGTCGATGGAGAAGGTCGCCGAGGTGGTCAACGTCTCCGCCGACCTGGGCCGGCACGTCGGCTGGCTACAGGAGTACGTCGAGTTGGGCTTCGACGAGATCGCGGTGCACCACGTCGGGCAGCAGCAGCGGGCGTTCCTGGACGCATTCGGCGACCAGGTGCTGCCGAAGCTGCGCACCGCCGGCTGA
- a CDS encoding NADP-dependent succinic semialdehyde dehydrogenase translates to MPIATTDPATGRVLKTYEAMSAEQVDRAIERADLAYRQLRGTTIVQRGRWLRTAADLMEAERDEIARIVTTEMGKTYTAAKAEVTKCAAACRFYATKAAEFLADEPADAAAVGATRAYVRYQPIGPVLAVMPWNFPLWQVLRFAAPALMAGNTGLLKHASNVPQTALLLADLFRRAGFPEGAFTTLLVGSDAVDRILSDRRVRAATLTGSEGAGRSIGQIAGRELKKTVLELGGSDPFVVMPSADLDRAAEVATTARCQNNGQSCIAAKRFIVHADVFDAFAERFAANMAALRVGDPMDESTDMGPLASESGRDEVHAQVRDAVDHGATVLCGGELPDVAGWFYPPTVVTDLTPRMRMWDEEVFGPVAGLYRVSSYAEAVEVANGTAFGLGANAWTRDPDEQERFATDLDAGNVFVNGMTTSHPELPFGGVKNSGYGRELSALGMREFCNTKTVWVGEGAASAGAGAHAE, encoded by the coding sequence ATGCCCATCGCCACCACCGACCCCGCCACCGGCCGGGTCCTCAAGACGTACGAGGCGATGTCGGCCGAGCAGGTCGACCGCGCGATCGAGCGCGCCGACCTGGCGTACCGGCAGTTGCGGGGGACCACGATCGTCCAGCGCGGGCGGTGGCTGCGGACGGCTGCCGACCTGATGGAGGCCGAACGCGACGAGATCGCCCGGATCGTGACCACCGAGATGGGCAAGACGTACACCGCCGCGAAGGCCGAGGTGACCAAGTGCGCCGCCGCCTGCCGCTTCTACGCGACGAAGGCGGCCGAGTTCCTCGCCGACGAACCAGCCGACGCGGCGGCCGTCGGGGCCACCCGGGCGTACGTGCGTTACCAGCCCATCGGCCCCGTCCTGGCGGTGATGCCGTGGAACTTCCCGCTGTGGCAGGTGCTGCGCTTCGCCGCCCCGGCCCTGATGGCCGGCAACACGGGCCTGCTCAAGCACGCCTCCAACGTGCCGCAGACCGCGCTGCTGTTGGCGGACCTGTTCCGCCGGGCCGGGTTTCCCGAGGGCGCCTTCACCACCCTGCTGGTCGGCTCCGACGCCGTCGACCGGATCCTCAGCGACCGCCGGGTACGCGCCGCCACGCTGACCGGCAGCGAGGGCGCGGGTCGGTCCATCGGTCAGATCGCCGGCCGGGAGCTGAAGAAGACGGTCCTGGAGTTGGGCGGCAGCGACCCGTTCGTGGTGATGCCGTCGGCCGACCTGGACCGCGCCGCCGAGGTCGCCACCACCGCCCGCTGCCAGAACAACGGGCAGTCCTGCATCGCCGCCAAGCGGTTCATCGTGCACGCCGACGTGTTCGACGCCTTCGCCGAGCGGTTCGCCGCGAACATGGCGGCGCTGCGCGTCGGCGACCCGATGGACGAGAGCACCGACATGGGCCCCCTGGCCAGCGAGAGCGGACGCGACGAGGTGCACGCCCAGGTGCGCGACGCCGTCGACCACGGCGCCACGGTGCTCTGCGGCGGCGAGTTGCCCGACGTGGCGGGCTGGTTCTACCCGCCGACGGTGGTCACCGACCTGACGCCGCGGATGCGGATGTGGGACGAGGAGGTGTTCGGGCCGGTCGCCGGCCTGTACCGGGTCTCGTCCTACGCGGAGGCGGTCGAGGTGGCCAACGGCACCGCCTTCGGCCTGGGGGCCAACGCCTGGACCCGCGACCCCGACGAGCAGGAGCGGTTCGCCACCGACCTGGACGCCGGCAACGTGTTCGTCAACGGGATGACCACCTCCCACCCGGAGCTGCCGTTCGGCGGGGTGAAGAACTCCGGGTACGGCCGGGAGCTGTCCGCGCTCGGCATGCGCGAGTTCTGCAACACCAAGACGGTCTGGGTGGGCGAGGGCGCGGCCTCCGCCGGGGCGGGCGCGCACGCCGAGTGA
- a CDS encoding glycoside hydrolase family 9 protein, which translates to MTPSRRRLAVLAAATTVALTGVSAGVAHADPPPGAPEQITNGDFSAGVAPWFSFGTGPLGVTDGQLCTTVAGGLANPWDAGVGQDGVPLIAGAEYTLGFDVSAAPGGAVRAVLQLGAAPYTAYVTVDTTATGTTQRVEKTFVASDDNSAAQMIFQIGGNADEQSICLDNVSLRGGEPPEPYVPDTGPRVRVNQVGYLPGGPKNATVVTDATEALPWQLRSAAGAVLANGTSTPRGVDEASGQNVHTVDFSSYDTPGSGLTLTVDGETSHPFDVSGTVYDQLRSDALQFFYIQRSGIAIDGDLVGEEYARPAGHLGVAPNRGDTDVPCQPGVCDYSLDVRGGWYDAGDHGKYVVNGGIATYQLLNTFERTKTAATADGGAALGDGSLRVPERGNGVPDILDEARWELEFLMRMQVPAGEPLAGMAHHKIHDQNWTGLPLQPEDDPELRELHPPSTAATLNLAATAAQCARLFAPYDAAFAQRCATSAERAYAAAKANPQRYASPTDGNGGGAYDDSNVTDEFYWAAVELWLSTGEQAYLTDLRASAHHTGDVFDPRGFGWQGVAALGRLDLATVPNGLPAAELTRIRESVTDAADAYLAEIDRQAYGLPLPGDPGSYFWGGNGNVINNAVVLATAFDLTRDAKYRDGAVQTMDYILGRNALNISYVTGWGEHAAKNQHSRIFGNQYDPELPNPPAGSIAGGPNAALQDPFVQQLLAGCKPMFCFVDDIASYSTNEVAINWNSALTWLASFLADQADAAAVPAPTCAVRYTTHGSWSGGFTTQVTVRNTGTAAVDGWALRFAFVGDQKVSQSWLADVTQTGATVTATNEPHNKRIAPGATVTFGFNGVSDGGPNPDPGLVTLNGGACTSY; encoded by the coding sequence GTGACGCCATCCCGACGTCGCCTCGCGGTGCTCGCCGCAGCGACCACCGTGGCACTGACCGGCGTGAGCGCCGGCGTCGCCCACGCCGACCCGCCCCCCGGCGCCCCCGAACAGATCACCAACGGCGACTTCAGCGCCGGCGTGGCCCCCTGGTTCTCCTTCGGCACCGGCCCGCTGGGGGTGACCGACGGCCAGCTGTGCACCACCGTCGCCGGTGGGCTGGCCAACCCGTGGGACGCCGGCGTCGGCCAGGACGGCGTGCCGCTGATCGCCGGTGCCGAGTACACCCTCGGCTTCGACGTCTCCGCCGCTCCCGGCGGCGCGGTCCGGGCCGTGCTGCAACTGGGTGCCGCCCCCTACACGGCGTACGTCACCGTCGACACCACGGCCACCGGAACCACCCAGCGCGTCGAGAAGACCTTCGTCGCCTCCGACGACAACTCGGCCGCCCAGATGATCTTCCAGATCGGCGGCAACGCCGACGAGCAGAGCATCTGCCTGGACAACGTCTCGCTGCGCGGCGGCGAACCGCCGGAGCCCTACGTGCCGGACACCGGGCCCCGGGTGCGCGTCAACCAGGTCGGGTACCTGCCCGGCGGGCCGAAGAACGCCACCGTCGTCACCGACGCCACCGAGGCCCTGCCCTGGCAGCTGCGCTCGGCCGCCGGGGCCGTGCTGGCCAACGGCACCAGCACCCCGCGGGGCGTCGACGAGGCGTCCGGGCAGAACGTGCACACGGTCGACTTCTCGTCGTACGACACGCCGGGCAGCGGGCTGACGCTCACCGTCGACGGTGAGACCAGCCACCCGTTCGACGTCTCCGGCACCGTCTACGACCAGCTCCGCTCGGACGCCCTGCAGTTCTTCTACATCCAGCGCAGCGGCATCGCCATCGACGGCGACCTGGTCGGCGAGGAGTACGCCCGGCCGGCCGGGCACCTCGGCGTCGCGCCCAACCGGGGCGACACCGACGTGCCGTGCCAGCCCGGCGTCTGCGACTACTCCCTCGACGTGCGCGGCGGCTGGTACGACGCCGGCGACCACGGCAAGTACGTCGTCAACGGCGGCATCGCCACCTACCAGCTGCTGAACACCTTCGAGCGGACCAAGACCGCCGCCACCGCCGACGGCGGGGCGGCCCTGGGCGACGGCAGCCTGCGGGTGCCCGAGCGGGGCAACGGGGTGCCCGACATCCTCGACGAGGCGCGCTGGGAGCTGGAGTTCCTCATGCGCATGCAGGTGCCGGCCGGCGAGCCGCTCGCCGGGATGGCCCACCACAAGATCCACGACCAGAACTGGACGGGGCTGCCGTTGCAGCCGGAGGACGACCCGGAGCTGCGCGAACTGCACCCGCCGTCGACCGCCGCCACCCTGAACCTGGCGGCCACCGCCGCGCAGTGCGCCCGCCTGTTCGCCCCCTACGACGCGGCGTTCGCGCAGCGCTGCGCCACCTCGGCCGAGCGGGCGTACGCGGCGGCCAAGGCCAACCCGCAGCGGTACGCCAGCCCCACCGACGGCAACGGCGGCGGCGCGTACGACGACAGCAACGTCACCGACGAGTTCTACTGGGCGGCCGTCGAGCTGTGGCTGAGCACCGGCGAGCAGGCGTACCTGACCGACCTGCGGGCCTCGGCGCACCACACCGGCGACGTGTTCGACCCGCGCGGCTTCGGCTGGCAGGGTGTCGCGGCGCTGGGCCGGCTCGACCTGGCGACCGTGCCCAACGGGCTGCCGGCCGCCGAGCTGACCCGGATCCGGGAGTCGGTCACCGATGCCGCCGACGCGTACCTCGCCGAGATCGACCGGCAGGCGTACGGGCTGCCGCTGCCGGGCGACCCGGGCAGCTACTTCTGGGGCGGCAACGGCAACGTCATCAACAACGCGGTCGTGCTGGCCACCGCCTTCGACCTGACCCGGGACGCGAAGTACCGGGACGGGGCGGTGCAGACGATGGACTACATCCTCGGCCGCAACGCCCTCAACATCTCGTACGTGACCGGGTGGGGTGAGCACGCGGCGAAGAACCAGCACAGCCGCATCTTCGGCAACCAGTACGACCCGGAGCTGCCGAACCCGCCCGCCGGCTCGATCGCCGGTGGCCCCAACGCCGCCCTGCAGGACCCGTTCGTGCAGCAGCTGCTGGCCGGCTGCAAGCCGATGTTCTGCTTCGTCGACGACATCGCCTCGTACTCGACGAACGAGGTGGCGATCAACTGGAACTCGGCGCTGACCTGGCTCGCGTCCTTCCTGGCCGACCAGGCTGACGCCGCGGCGGTGCCCGCGCCGACCTGCGCGGTGCGCTACACCACCCACGGCAGCTGGTCGGGCGGGTTCACGACGCAGGTGACCGTCCGCAACACCGGCACGGCGGCGGTCGACGGCTGGGCGCTGCGGTTCGCCTTCGTCGGCGACCAGAAGGTGAGCCAGTCCTGGCTGGCCGACGTGACCCAGACCGGGGCCACGGTGACCGCGACGAACGAGCCGCACAACAAGCGGATCGCCCCGGGCGCCACGGTGACCTTCGGCTTCAACGGGGTCAGCGACGGCGGACCGAACCCGGATCCGGGTCTGGTCACCCTCAACGGGGGGGCCTGCACCAGCTACTGA
- a CDS encoding DUF6343 family protein — translation MMRSQPRRARGTVGHAYSALNLRLVLASFGLVTMVLFAVLAFRADLAWLGALCVVFAVVAVVDLVVIQRRRAARRREEPGTRHSLFE, via the coding sequence ATGATGAGATCGCAGCCCCGGCGTGCCCGTGGCACGGTCGGCCACGCCTACAGCGCGCTGAACCTCCGGCTCGTGCTCGCCAGCTTCGGTCTGGTGACCATGGTCCTGTTCGCCGTCCTCGCCTTCCGCGCCGACCTGGCGTGGCTGGGGGCGCTGTGCGTGGTCTTCGCGGTCGTCGCCGTGGTCGATCTGGTCGTCATCCAGCGGCGCCGCGCCGCCCGCCGCCGGGAGGAGCCGGGCACGCGGCACTCACTCTTCGAGTGA
- the hrpB gene encoding ATP-dependent helicase HrpB, producing MLSDVPLDLPVRPALPALVAALRSAGAGVLVAPPGTGKTTLAPLAVADGVRGKVLVAQPRRVAARAAAHRIAALLGERVGDRVGYAVRGERRVGPRTRVELVTTGLLVRRLHHDPELTGVGAVLLDECHERQLDADLALAFTVEARAALRPDLWLVAMSATAEADRFAALLGGDGDPVPVVRAPSALHPVERVWAPPPRPVAPPGAGPVDRALLDHVAATVRRALREHDGDVLVFLPGAGEIGAVAGRLADLRDGVAVLPLHGRQRGAEQDAALRPAEGRRVVLATAVAETSLTVPGVRTVVDAGLSRVARLDLARGLGALVTVPVSRAAATQRAGRAGREAPGRVYRCWSVAAHERLSAQPEPEITTADLTGLALDLAAWGSPDGAGLALPDPPPAAALTVARDTLTTLGALDAAGRITARGRAIGAAGAHPRLARALLDGAPRVGADRAAEVVALLAEQTVAGPGDDLVAAWRRLRAGADPAATGRWRAEVRRLRAALPEAAPRAGEPRRDHLPDDLAAGLLVGLAYPERLARVRRPGGSAYLMSGGTAAQLAPASPLAGVDWLAVAVADRSPGTPSARIRLAAAVNEATAREAGGPLLRTEREVGWSGTDVVAREVCRLGAIELVERPLTRPDPAELTAALLDGLRRCGLDLLGWTPAGRALRQRLAFCRQALGDDWPDVSDEALLAAAPHWLGPELTSARRRADLARVDVVAALRRLLPWPLAGRLDELAPERITVPSGSRVRVDYADPAAPVLAVKLQETFGWADAPRIAGGRVPVLLHLLSPAGRPVAVTADLASFWRTGYPQVRSELRGRYPRHPWPQDPGTAVPTRHTTVRRR from the coding sequence GTGCTCTCCGACGTACCGCTGGACCTGCCCGTACGGCCGGCCCTGCCGGCGCTGGTCGCAGCCCTGCGGTCGGCCGGTGCGGGGGTGCTGGTCGCCCCGCCGGGCACCGGCAAGACCACCCTCGCCCCGCTGGCGGTGGCCGACGGGGTACGGGGGAAGGTGCTGGTGGCCCAGCCCCGCCGGGTCGCCGCCCGCGCGGCGGCACACCGCATCGCCGCGCTGCTCGGCGAGCGGGTCGGCGACCGGGTCGGCTACGCGGTCCGCGGCGAGCGGCGGGTCGGGCCCCGCACTCGGGTCGAGCTGGTCACCACCGGGCTGCTGGTCCGTCGGTTGCACCACGATCCGGAGCTGACCGGCGTCGGTGCCGTGCTGCTCGACGAGTGCCACGAGCGGCAGCTCGACGCCGATCTCGCGCTCGCCTTCACCGTGGAGGCCCGCGCCGCGCTGCGTCCCGACCTGTGGCTGGTGGCGATGTCGGCCACGGCGGAGGCGGACCGCTTCGCGGCGCTGCTCGGTGGCGACGGCGACCCCGTGCCGGTGGTGCGGGCGCCGTCCGCGCTGCACCCGGTCGAGCGGGTGTGGGCCCCACCGCCCCGGCCGGTGGCCCCACCCGGAGCCGGCCCCGTGGACCGCGCCCTGCTCGACCACGTCGCCGCGACCGTCCGGCGGGCGCTGCGCGAACACGACGGTGACGTGCTGGTCTTCCTGCCGGGCGCGGGTGAGATCGGCGCCGTCGCCGGCCGGCTGGCCGACCTGCGCGACGGCGTGGCCGTCCTGCCGTTGCACGGCCGCCAGCGCGGCGCGGAGCAGGACGCCGCGCTGCGCCCGGCCGAGGGTCGCCGGGTGGTGCTGGCCACCGCCGTGGCGGAGACCAGCCTGACCGTGCCGGGGGTGCGCACGGTGGTCGACGCCGGGCTGTCCCGGGTGGCCCGCCTCGACCTGGCCCGAGGGCTCGGCGCCCTGGTCACCGTGCCGGTGTCCCGTGCGGCGGCCACCCAGCGGGCCGGCCGGGCCGGCCGGGAGGCCCCCGGGCGGGTCTACCGCTGCTGGTCGGTGGCGGCCCACGAACGGCTGTCCGCGCAGCCGGAGCCGGAGATCACGACCGCCGACCTGACCGGCCTGGCGCTGGACCTGGCCGCCTGGGGGTCGCCGGACGGCGCCGGGCTCGCCCTGCCCGACCCGCCGCCCGCGGCGGCCCTGACGGTGGCCCGGGACACCCTGACCACCCTCGGCGCGCTGGATGCCGCCGGGCGGATCACCGCGCGGGGCCGTGCGATCGGCGCTGCCGGGGCGCACCCCCGGCTGGCCCGCGCCCTGCTCGACGGTGCGCCACGGGTGGGCGCCGACCGGGCCGCCGAGGTGGTCGCGCTGCTGGCCGAGCAGACCGTGGCCGGTCCGGGTGACGACCTGGTCGCCGCATGGCGGCGGCTGCGCGCCGGCGCCGACCCGGCGGCCACCGGCCGCTGGCGGGCCGAGGTGCGCCGGTTGCGCGCCGCCCTGCCCGAGGCCGCCCCCCGGGCCGGGGAACCCCGCCGCGACCACCTGCCCGACGATCTCGCCGCCGGGCTGCTGGTCGGTCTGGCGTACCCGGAACGGCTGGCCCGGGTGCGGCGACCCGGCGGGTCCGCGTACCTGATGAGCGGCGGGACCGCGGCGCAACTGGCACCGGCGTCGCCGCTGGCGGGGGTCGACTGGTTGGCCGTCGCGGTGGCCGACCGCTCCCCCGGCACGCCGTCCGCCCGGATCCGGCTGGCGGCCGCCGTGAACGAGGCGACCGCCCGGGAGGCGGGCGGGCCGCTGCTGCGCACCGAGCGGGAGGTGGGCTGGTCGGGCACCGACGTGGTGGCCCGCGAGGTGTGCCGGCTGGGCGCGATCGAGCTGGTGGAGCGTCCGCTGACCCGGCCCGACCCGGCGGAGCTGACCGCTGCGCTGCTGGACGGGCTGCGCCGCTGCGGCCTGGACCTGCTCGGTTGGACCCCGGCCGGCCGGGCGCTGCGGCAGCGGCTGGCGTTCTGCCGGCAGGCACTCGGCGACGACTGGCCGGACGTGTCCGACGAGGCGCTGCTCGCCGCCGCACCGCACTGGCTGGGCCCGGAGTTGACCTCCGCCCGCCGCCGCGCCGACCTGGCCCGGGTGGACGTCGTCGCCGCACTGCGTCGGCTGCTGCCGTGGCCCCTCGCGGGGCGGTTGGACGAACTGGCCCCGGAGCGGATCACCGTGCCGAGCGGTTCCCGGGTCCGGGTGGACTACGCCGACCCGGCCGCCCCGGTGCTCGCCGTCAAGCTCCAGGAGACGTTCGGCTGGGCGGACGCGCCCCGGATCGCCGGCGGCCGGGTGCCGGTGCTGCTGCACCTGCTGTCCCCCGCCGGTCGGCCGGTGGCGGTCACGGCCGACCTGGCCTCGTTCTGGCGGACGGGCTATCCGCAGGTGCGCTCCGAGCTGCGGGGACGCTATCCGCGCCATCCGTGGCCGCAGGACCCGGGCACGGCCGTGCCGACCCGGCACACCACGGTACGCCGCCGGTAG
- a CDS encoding GOLPH3/VPS74 family protein — protein sequence MLIADEFFLIAHNDSRGKAKLHPTAAGLGLAGGLLGELVLYGHVTVIDGTVTVVDRRPPADALAHTVLDQLVGEAQHQSVRTWLSFLGQTAVTAVGERLARGGVLRRQESRRLLKTTVSYVPLDLNVVAWPATRLRAVLERPDPPGVPDALLLGLVAAVGLTREVLWSAGPRAHHRLNLLIPALPPPLKELVAHTEAAVGAAVLRGI from the coding sequence TTGCTCATCGCCGACGAGTTCTTCCTGATCGCGCACAACGACAGCCGAGGCAAGGCCAAGCTCCACCCGACCGCGGCGGGGCTGGGCCTGGCGGGCGGGCTGCTCGGCGAGCTTGTCCTGTACGGGCACGTCACGGTGATCGACGGGACGGTCACCGTGGTCGACCGACGTCCCCCGGCCGACGCGCTGGCGCACACCGTCCTCGACCAGCTCGTCGGGGAGGCCCAGCACCAGTCGGTGCGCACCTGGCTGAGCTTCCTCGGGCAGACCGCGGTGACCGCGGTCGGCGAACGGTTGGCCCGGGGCGGCGTGCTGCGCCGGCAGGAGAGCCGGCGGCTGTTGAAGACCACCGTCAGCTACGTGCCGCTCGACCTCAACGTGGTCGCCTGGCCGGCGACCCGGCTGCGCGCCGTGCTGGAGCGGCCGGATCCGCCCGGCGTCCCGGACGCCCTGCTGCTCGGTCTCGTCGCGGCGGTGGGGCTGACCCGCGAGGTGCTGTGGAGCGCGGGGCCGCGTGCCCACCACCGGCTCAACCTGCTGATCCCCGCGCTGCCCCCACCGCTGAAGGAACTGGTCGCCCACACCGAGGCCGCCGTCGGTGCCGCGGTGCTGCGCGGCATCTGA
- a CDS encoding helix-turn-helix domain-containing protein codes for MTASPTVRRRRIARELRQLRERAGMTLDIAARQLDMSKSNLSRIENAQIGIKPRDVRAALALYQVTGPDAEALIEIARGAQQRGWWQHYSDVLPEWFEFYVGLEAEAATLRTYEAEAVPGLLQTEAYARAVYRLTAGEEGLDRKVAARLRRQEVLRRDDPVELSVVLNEAALLRPVGGRAVMAEQAAHLHTVAQLPNVTVQVLPFAAGGHPAMNAPYVVLTFPDAADAAVVYLENLTSGLALEEAGQVRGYSLVHEELRRMALDPVASLTRLEEASRYFT; via the coding sequence GTGACCGCGAGCCCCACCGTCCGCCGACGCCGCATCGCCCGGGAACTACGCCAGTTGCGCGAGCGCGCCGGAATGACCCTCGACATCGCCGCCCGCCAATTGGACATGTCCAAAAGCAACCTGTCCCGTATCGAAAACGCACAGATCGGCATCAAGCCGCGCGACGTCCGGGCCGCGTTGGCGCTCTACCAGGTCACCGGCCCGGACGCCGAGGCGCTCATCGAGATCGCCCGTGGTGCGCAGCAGCGCGGCTGGTGGCAGCACTACAGCGACGTGCTGCCGGAGTGGTTCGAGTTCTACGTGGGGCTGGAGGCCGAGGCGGCGACCCTGCGCACGTACGAGGCCGAGGCCGTGCCGGGGCTGTTGCAGACCGAGGCGTACGCCCGGGCGGTCTACCGGCTGACGGCCGGCGAGGAGGGCCTGGACCGCAAGGTCGCCGCGCGGCTGCGCCGGCAGGAGGTGCTGCGCCGCGACGATCCGGTGGAGTTGTCGGTGGTGCTCAACGAGGCGGCGCTGCTGCGGCCGGTGGGTGGCCGGGCCGTGATGGCCGAGCAGGCAGCCCACCTGCACACCGTCGCGCAACTACCGAACGTGACGGTGCAGGTACTTCCGTTCGCCGCCGGCGGACACCCGGCGATGAACGCGCCGTACGTCGTGCTCACCTTCCCCGATGCGGCCGACGCGGCGGTGGTCTACCTGGAAAACCTCACGTCAGGCCTGGCTCTCGAAGAAGCCGGCCAGGTCCGCGGGTATAGCCTGGTGCACGAGGAGCTGCGCCGGATGGCGCTCGATCCGGTGGCGTCGTTGACCCGCCTGGAGGAAGCTTCTCGTTACTTTACGTGA
- a CDS encoding PP2C family protein-serine/threonine phosphatase codes for MTLKLRSIGTSDRGLIRSGNQDALHAGTWLVAVADGMGGMAAGDLASAIAIDAVAPLDAETPEDALVAALQRGIQVATTRIRQAVTEDPQRQGMGTTLTALLFARTGSCLALAHIGDSRAYLFREGVLKQITRDDTFVQMLVDQGMITPEEASSHPRRAVVTQALQGDEVSPTYATMVPWAGDRWLLCSDGLSNVVGPETLAEVLAQHPDRAECARRLIDLALRAGGPDNVTVIIADVLDED; via the coding sequence ATGACCCTGAAGCTGCGTTCGATCGGGACGAGCGACCGCGGGTTGATCCGCAGCGGGAACCAGGACGCCCTGCACGCCGGCACCTGGCTCGTCGCCGTCGCCGACGGCATGGGCGGCATGGCCGCGGGCGACCTGGCCAGCGCCATCGCCATCGACGCGGTGGCCCCCCTCGACGCCGAGACGCCCGAAGACGCCCTGGTGGCCGCCCTGCAGAGGGGCATCCAGGTCGCCACCACCCGGATCCGGCAGGCGGTCACCGAGGACCCCCAGCGCCAGGGCATGGGCACCACCCTGACCGCCCTGCTCTTCGCGCGTACCGGCAGCTGCCTGGCGCTGGCCCACATCGGTGACTCCCGGGCCTACCTGTTCCGGGAGGGGGTGCTCAAGCAGATCACCCGCGACGACACGTTCGTGCAGATGTTGGTCGACCAGGGCATGATCACGCCGGAGGAGGCCAGCAGCCACCCCCGGCGGGCCGTGGTCACCCAGGCGTTGCAGGGCGACGAGGTCTCCCCGACGTACGCCACGATGGTGCCCTGGGCGGGCGACCGCTGGTTGCTGTGCAGCGACGGCCTGTCCAACGTGGTGGGCCCGGAGACCCTCGCCGAGGTGCTCGCGCAGCACCCGGACCGGGCCGAGTGCGCCCGCCGGCTGATCGACCTGGCGCTGCGTGCCGGTGGCCCGGACAACGTCACCGTGATCATCGCCGACGTGCTGGACGAGGACTGA